AAGTGTAATCCCAAAAATATTAGCGATATTTGAACCCAAAATATTCCCCACTGCTAAATTATTTTGTTTTTTTACAATAGCGATAATAGTAGCCACTACTTCAGGAAGAGATGTACCAAAAGCAACTACAGTAATACCAATCGTAGACTCAGCAACACCTAATAACTCAGTTAAGTTTTTGGCATAGGTAATAAAAAAACGAGAACTAAAAAATAAAACAATAAATGCAATAATAATTTTAGAGATAATCATAATTGTTGAATTATGACTATTTTCTTTTGAAATAAGATCTTCTTCAGAGGGTTTTTTTAATTCAAAATAAAAAAATAGAATTAAAAGGAAAACAAAGAAAAGACTAAATTTAAACCCTAAAGTAAAATCAAAGAAAATCAAAAAAAAGAAAAGTATCGAAAAACTTATAAAGAAGATTGCAGTACTTTGATCTTGTTTTTCAATATTTAGTGATCTCAGTGGAAAAACCATAATTCCACCAACAAGAAGAATATTTGCTATGTTACTTCCTACTAGATTTCCGGCTACAATGCCCTCAGCACCAATCTGAAGAGCTTGAAAAGTAGCAGCAAATTCAGGTAATGAAGTTCCAATCGCAATTATAAAAATACCTACAAATATTTCTCTTATTTGAAATATTTTTGAGACAAGAATAGAATTTTTAATTGCGTATTCGCAAGACCAGATGAGAATGGCTAAACTTATAATTAATCCAATAAAACTTTGTATCATTGCCTAATTCCCATTTGATCCTTTTTAATTTTTCTAATTTCGTCTCGAAACATAGCTGCCTTCTCAAAATCCAAATTTTCTGCTGCTGTTAGCATCTTTTTTTCTAGTTTTTGAATGTGTTTTTCAAATTTACTTGGACTCAAATCCTCATCTTTAGATAAACTGACAGTATAACTATCTTTTTCATATATACTCTCAATTATTTCGCCAATATTTCTTTTGACAGATTGTGGGGTAATATTATGAAC
The window above is part of the alpha proteobacterium HIMB59 genome. Proteins encoded here:
- a CDS encoding sodium/calcium exchanger protein (PFAM: Sodium/calcium exchanger protein~TIGRFAM: K+-dependent Na+/Ca+ exchanger related-protein) produces the protein MIQSFIGLIISLAILIWSCEYAIKNSILVSKIFQIREIFVGIFIIAIGTSLPEFAATFQALQIGAEGIVAGNLVGSNIANILLVGGIMVFPLRSLNIEKQDQSTAIFFISFSILFFFLIFFDFTLGFKFSLFFVFLLILFFYFELKKPSEEDLISKENSHNSTIMIISKIIIAFIVLFFSSRFFITYAKNLTELLGVAESTIGITVVAFGTSLPEVVATIIAIVKKQNNLAVGNILGSNIANIFGITLIAIFMNGQINYYELLSSIDKWLFLLVSIVFFIMIIKKMAGKLLSIGLIFAYLAYFTYLYI